A window of Phragmites australis chromosome 15, lpPhrAust1.1, whole genome shotgun sequence genomic DNA:
tctcTTCCATGCCATCACTTAATATTTTTTCCCTTTCCTTGTGTGTCATAGCTGTCATAATGGAGGTGTTTCATCCATATGTGCCATTACCGTCACCTCCGTTATGACAGCAATAGCTCTTAGGGGATGAAAAAACTAAATTGGTGGCATGTAAAGAATCATGATTTTTTCAGTGACAAATCGAGAATTTCGTTGACATATAGTGGCACACATGGAATTCTCTCTTATAAAGATATCCTTATTCACAATTCACGGCTAGTTCTCTCCTCTGGTAAGAGATTGATGGGAGTTCGTCCACATACTCATATTCCTCATCCCATCAAAACTCCCACTCCCATGAAACAAACGATAGAATTTTAAGCCTCTACCTCTAAACTCATATTCCCTCTCACCAATTACCCCCAACCAAACGCACTGTAAGGGTTCTGGCACTCGCATACTTgatgacatttttattttttatggggATATCATGATTGTGTTAATCGTTAGAGTTATAGCTCGCTCTGCATACCTCAGTATATCTATTGTTGCATTATTGATCTTAAATATTGAGTAGATGTGGCTAGCACCAGAATGTTTTTATCGTCTGACCAGAATGTCTTTATCATGTAACCTGATCATGATAACACGATTCCATTAAGGAGCCAATCTTTTTTATTTGCCTTTTTTTATGGAATCGTGACAGATATGGGTGCCCTggtattgaggaaatagagagTTTCAATAGGCTCTACAAGCAGAAATTGGATGAGATTATTGAAACAGGCGAGATACCCCTGGACTTGGCACTTGAGGCAAGCTAACCAATCGAATTTCTAACCCAATGGATGCATCTGCAACTCAGAACTACTtacagaaggaaaaaaaatgttttggtCGCTGCAGGTTTCTTCACCAGGTGCGGAGCGACTTCTAAAGGTGCCCGAGGATTTGGATCGCTTCAAGGATATGGCTATGAGGGTCCAATATCTTGTGGAAGGCGATAATGACCTTGTTTCAAAGCAGAGCCTGCTGAAGGATGGCGTCTTCTTGCTCGAGTCGGTTGACATTCAGGCTGAACATTGTGTCTGGAAGCTCGCGGATGTCAAGGAGAACCGAGCTGAGGCTGGGAAAGGAAGGCCATTGAACAGGAAGCAGAAAGACTGGAGGCTGCAAACTTCGTTTACGGCGGTGAAGAAGGCAACCCTGTACTTGGACTCAAACTAGTAAACCCTTGTTTGTTAGAAAGATTTaagattttcaaaaaaaaaaatactagtcaGAGATTTAAGGCTTTAAAAAAATCCTAGTCAGATCTCATGTTTAGTCTGAGAATTGAGAAAGAGTATTATCTGTTTAGTCTTAAGAGTTAGCTGCTGACTATGTCAGAATAGTGCGGCACATCTTTATTGAGGCGAGTTAAACGGAATCACACATTACGTGTAGTCGTCTACTGTGTTTAACTTGGGTGGATCCAACTGCTATCGATCTTCCAGTTCAAATCATTTTCACTGTCCATTTTCGCAGTACGTTACTCAATCCATAGATTAGTATTCAAGGGAAAAGCTTGGAACCATATGTTTCCAGCACCTGAACAACACAGGTATGCAGAATAAGAATGGTGGTGACGAATTGGAAATGGATGAAACAGAACGAATTGGAAATGGATGATGAAACAGAACATGATCGTTGATGGCTCAACTGAAGCTCACTCTTTGCTCGAGTTTGGCAACACAGCAGTGACTACATTTGTAGCAAAATATCAGTTGACAACAGGTAAGCAAATACATCGGCAGAATAGAACAGATGGGGATTTCACAACTTGCAGAACTCAACACCAGCCAAATGAACACTCTTGTTACTAGAAAGATAGAATCATTTGTAACATAGCACAAGTAAAGAACAGCAAGCATTCATGATTTATTCAGTGATACATGTTCTGTAACTCCCTCCTCGCTAAGGAGTAAGGGCACAAGCGAGAGCAGTTTTATtcagttgcaacttgcaagtctGAACCTTCACATCAAGCACCTCATACGGCTACGCTCCACGCCTGCTCCTTCTCTTGAGAAACCTTGCCGGGCTGAACGGTGCAAGATCGACGATCTTCGCCTTGCCGTCAAGGATGAGCTCTGCCAGCGCCGCGCCGGTGGCTGGAGCATTGAGGATGCCCCAGCAGCTGTGCCCAGTGGCCACATAGCACCCCTTCACCCCCGGCATCTCCCCGATGACCGGCAGCCCGTCAGTGGTGCACGGCAGGTAGCACGCCTGCTCCACGACCACCTTGGCCCCCTCCCCCGTCCTCAGCTGCCTGGACACCTTCCCGGCGATCTTGTGCAGCATTGCAATCGAGTCGGGTTCACCCGCGATAGTCGCTGGATCGTCCGGCGCGTCCTCGTCCTTGCTCATTCCACATATGTACACCTCCCCTGCAATGACACAACACAGCAAGAACAACATAAGCAAGTCGCGCAATTCAGCTTAACAATTCGACATGAATTCAGCTCGACTGCAGCAATGGCGTACCGGTGGGCCGCGGATACACTTCGGGGTCGAGCATCTTGGCGCCGGGCTCCGGCTGGTAGCTGAGGAACAGGGCGTGTGGCGTGATCTTTTCGGGCTCGCGCGGCCGGAGCACGATGCTGTGCGCCTTGAGCCCGGACACGTCGAACACCTCCCTGACCATCTCCAGGCGCCCGGACCACGGGCCGAGTGCGAGCACCACGGCGTCGGCGTCCACCACTCCGCGGCCCTTCACCGCGACGCCGGCGACGCGCCCGTCACGGACCACCACGCGCTCCACCTCGTCGATGATGACCTCGGCGCCGGACGCGGCGAGGACGGCCTTTGTGAAGAGCCCGGGGTGGACCTGCGCGGTGGTGTCCGGGGTGCCGAGCTCCCGCGGCGGGGCCGCGGACGCGGAGGGGTCGACCCAGGGCGGGAGCAGCGGGTGCGGGGAGGAGGACCGGGCCTCGGAGGGGAGGCAGATGGAGAGCGTGTGGACGGGGCGGAAGCCGTAGGCGTTGGTGCCGtcgagggcggcggcgaggcggcggtGGAGCGCGAAGGAGGCGCGCGCGAGCGCGGAGAGGGCCGGGGTGGAGTCGCACCAGTCGAGGGCGAGAAAGCCGCCGGCTTTCCCCGAGGCGGCGCACGCCGGGGCGCACTTCTCTACGAGGGTCGGGACGGTCGGGGCGGCGGCGTGGGTGGAG
This region includes:
- the LOC133892658 gene encoding putative oxidoreductase C1F5.03c — its product is MAAAPSAPHRRVVICGGGVVGACTAYFLSTHAAAPTVPTLVEKCAPACAASGKAGGFLALDWCDSTPALSALARASFALHRRLAAALDGTNAYGFRPVHTLSICLPSEARSSSPHPLLPPWVDPSASAAPPRELGTPDTTAQVHPGLFTKAVLAASGAEVIIDEVERVVVRDGRVAGVAVKGRGVVDADAVVLALGPWSGRLEMVREVFDVSGLKAHSIVLRPREPEKITPHALFLSYQPEPGAKMLDPEVYPRPTGEVYICGMSKDEDAPDDPATIAGEPDSIAMLHKIAGKVSRQLRTGEGAKVVVEQACYLPCTTDGLPVIGEMPGVKGCYVATGHSCWGILNAPATGAALAELILDGKAKIVDLAPFSPARFLKRRSRRGA